The proteins below come from a single Halomonas binhaiensis genomic window:
- a CDS encoding AAA family ATPase: MRDAGQEASQIKDQDYLALFGHFSLTLGDDVLIQFSYDKVKALLVYLLLHHQPVNRATLAELLWPDQGLSSGRTNLRHALHCLRQSLGDSADQVLTVSRQTIAFHLPSHWGFDIDDLQGLLEAERDVAILGKLLRCYRGELVEELQLPSCPDFQRMLVQARNEWRQKVIRFAEDVLAQDASIPDSLLQELVSRFSGYGPFHERLVRQLAEKGQVAAAHAQYNDYLQLLALSGQQPEPSFLQLASHWSDGQPDPQTMSPKGAFSRTLAMDSAPLSEEEVDHRQLSVMAIRLRLSGDLSSRAESRACLALQIELMRWLEKQCHQLGGFWLPGATGGMGLACFGTHGPAHQLAELVALYEHCRGQIAEESRRHWSGEGDVPAIELAAGLNSGQVVYLPARHLVDPLGQVSQGALALMSAADGSELVISQEASQHMPPALDLQPRLSSRLVARDGRVMLRALVLGDNLGGRDAIPPSLVGRESAVRTLHDALARAGLGLRQSVLVRGPSGLGKSALLVGFRHSEQIGEAAVCWQPNTRLSGQEAYGVARQLIRWHLDGGIDADSLTKLVEEVHGEALPEASWEWLAEAMGIREPREVTLLAQSSEAVELVVAMLYGLIHRLTEERPLVLMIDDLQWVDEPSFKVLAGLQARLPINCPFLLVASQHGRETLPVRLHWDQQITLGRLDAMQSSRLLSQLARRYGLHFSPRLRSQIIERCDGVPLYLQEICRRLDMDRREGRSVQFEELPRGLLGLLSSRIDQLDGDREVAHIAAVLGRYFRFDFLKECTGWEPDRLGRALEEMRRLEIIEPAEGEGNIREYQFTHQLLHEAAYLSCPRDVRVDTHRQVVHLIEEHHPVWISRHPGEFALHLRRSGHYARGARYFELAAREALKVSANRTALKMADEGLASLRLADEPVEREISLLTVRGQAAYALEGRGSIIAHDSFIKARELLSRLEQNPDDEDDLEQAFLVQWGLWIGCSERNAHADAFLLASRLADLAARMDDPRYRRLADYAGASCEYWAGRIREAYDHLEELDPLNNTMMIEWLPFADHPQVAAACFQGWALCSRGDYQRAEHQVESAIRLAEQINHPGSLAMALMYASSLYRQLGHVHEAAHRAQRARQLTCSADLHLWQLASRAVVGWQQALSGDKEGLIQIEACHEEWAELSGRDLYKRPDLWYVDACLALDELDQAEDYLDQCLLMARERHSLFVPEIAIQLARVRQRLGRGTDVVRSLIELAAQQAERDGNLHQQLSALEQWLTLIKPGDIKVREQFRELLAQVSLSDAPVLVRWRTLLDKRVTQASGF, from the coding sequence ATGCGGGACGCCGGACAAGAAGCTTCCCAGATAAAAGACCAGGATTACCTGGCACTTTTTGGGCACTTTTCTCTGACATTGGGAGATGATGTCCTCATCCAGTTCAGTTATGACAAGGTCAAGGCACTGCTGGTGTATCTGCTGTTGCATCATCAGCCCGTCAATCGAGCAACCTTGGCAGAATTGCTGTGGCCGGACCAGGGGTTGTCCTCAGGCCGTACCAATCTGCGTCATGCCTTGCACTGCTTGCGCCAGTCACTTGGGGATTCCGCAGACCAGGTCCTGACGGTATCCCGGCAGACCATTGCCTTTCACCTGCCATCTCATTGGGGCTTTGATATCGATGATTTGCAGGGGCTGCTCGAAGCTGAGCGAGATGTGGCAATCCTGGGCAAGCTACTGCGCTGCTATCGTGGTGAGTTGGTTGAAGAGCTGCAACTGCCTTCCTGTCCTGATTTTCAGCGCATGCTTGTCCAGGCTCGCAATGAATGGCGTCAGAAGGTCATTCGCTTTGCCGAAGATGTCCTGGCCCAGGATGCATCGATTCCAGATTCCTTGCTGCAGGAGCTGGTCAGTCGCTTTTCTGGTTATGGTCCCTTCCACGAGCGTTTGGTTCGCCAACTGGCAGAAAAGGGGCAGGTCGCAGCTGCCCATGCACAATACAATGATTACCTGCAGTTGCTGGCACTGTCCGGACAGCAACCTGAGCCGAGCTTTCTGCAACTGGCCAGTCATTGGTCCGATGGCCAGCCAGATCCACAGACCATGTCTCCCAAAGGTGCCTTTTCCCGCACGCTGGCCATGGACAGCGCTCCCCTCAGCGAGGAGGAAGTGGACCACCGGCAGTTGTCGGTGATGGCGATTCGCCTGCGCCTGTCCGGGGACCTTTCCAGTCGTGCTGAAAGTCGTGCCTGCCTGGCCCTGCAGATCGAGCTGATGCGTTGGCTGGAAAAACAGTGTCATCAATTGGGAGGCTTCTGGCTGCCTGGTGCCACGGGCGGCATGGGGCTGGCGTGCTTTGGTACCCATGGCCCTGCCCACCAGTTGGCTGAGCTGGTGGCGCTCTACGAGCATTGTCGAGGCCAGATCGCCGAGGAGTCACGACGGCACTGGAGCGGGGAAGGGGATGTGCCGGCCATTGAGCTGGCTGCCGGTCTCAATAGTGGGCAGGTGGTTTATCTTCCGGCGCGGCATTTGGTCGATCCACTGGGGCAGGTGAGCCAGGGGGCTCTGGCACTGATGAGTGCTGCCGATGGCAGTGAGCTGGTGATCTCTCAGGAGGCCAGCCAGCATATGCCCCCTGCGCTGGATTTGCAGCCGCGGCTGTCCTCGCGCCTGGTAGCTCGCGATGGCCGGGTGATGCTGCGAGCGCTGGTGCTGGGCGATAATCTCGGCGGGCGTGATGCCATACCTCCAAGCCTGGTGGGACGCGAGAGCGCTGTTCGGACCTTGCACGATGCGCTTGCTCGAGCGGGACTCGGACTGCGCCAGAGTGTATTGGTGCGAGGGCCTTCCGGGCTTGGCAAGTCAGCTCTGCTGGTAGGTTTTCGTCATTCAGAGCAAATCGGCGAGGCCGCAGTATGCTGGCAACCCAATACGCGCTTGTCGGGGCAGGAGGCCTACGGCGTTGCACGCCAACTGATACGCTGGCACCTCGATGGTGGAATCGATGCTGATTCACTGACGAAGCTGGTAGAGGAGGTTCACGGAGAGGCGCTGCCGGAGGCATCCTGGGAGTGGCTGGCGGAGGCCATGGGGATCAGGGAGCCTCGGGAAGTGACCTTGCTGGCCCAGAGCAGCGAAGCGGTGGAGCTGGTGGTAGCCATGCTCTACGGGCTGATTCACCGTCTCACTGAAGAGCGCCCGCTGGTGCTGATGATCGATGACCTGCAATGGGTCGACGAGCCTTCCTTCAAGGTGCTCGCTGGCCTACAGGCGCGCCTGCCGATCAATTGTCCCTTTCTTCTGGTGGCCAGCCAGCACGGTCGAGAGACCCTGCCAGTCCGCTTGCACTGGGATCAGCAGATCACGCTTGGTCGTCTGGATGCCATGCAGTCATCACGCTTGCTGTCGCAACTGGCCAGGCGCTATGGGCTGCATTTCTCTCCACGTCTGCGTAGTCAGATCATTGAACGCTGCGATGGTGTGCCGTTGTACTTGCAGGAGATCTGTCGCCGCCTGGACATGGACCGTCGCGAAGGGCGTAGTGTCCAGTTCGAGGAGCTGCCGCGAGGCCTGCTCGGCCTACTAAGCAGTCGTATCGACCAGCTTGATGGTGATCGTGAAGTAGCTCATATCGCCGCTGTACTGGGACGTTATTTCCGCTTCGATTTCCTGAAGGAGTGCACGGGCTGGGAGCCGGATCGCTTGGGTCGTGCGCTGGAGGAAATGCGTCGCCTCGAAATCATTGAGCCTGCCGAAGGCGAAGGCAACATCCGTGAATATCAATTCACTCACCAATTGCTGCACGAAGCCGCCTATCTTTCCTGCCCGCGGGATGTTCGGGTCGACACCCATCGTCAGGTCGTGCATCTGATTGAAGAACATCATCCCGTATGGATTAGCCGTCACCCTGGTGAGTTTGCCTTGCATCTGCGCCGCAGCGGGCATTATGCCCGGGGAGCACGCTACTTTGAACTGGCAGCCCGGGAAGCGCTCAAGGTCAGTGCCAACCGTACGGCCCTGAAAATGGCCGACGAAGGACTGGCCAGCCTGCGCCTGGCTGATGAGCCGGTGGAGCGCGAGATCAGTTTACTCACGGTTCGTGGGCAGGCCGCATATGCGCTGGAGGGGAGAGGGTCGATCATCGCTCACGACAGCTTTATCAAGGCCCGAGAGCTGCTTTCCCGACTCGAACAGAATCCCGATGACGAGGATGACCTGGAACAGGCCTTCCTCGTTCAATGGGGGTTATGGATCGGTTGCAGTGAGCGCAATGCTCATGCTGATGCTTTCCTGCTGGCTTCGCGGCTCGCTGACCTTGCGGCGCGCATGGACGATCCACGTTATCGCCGTTTGGCGGATTATGCTGGCGCCAGTTGCGAGTATTGGGCAGGACGCATTCGCGAGGCCTATGATCACCTGGAAGAGCTGGATCCGCTCAACAACACCATGATGATCGAGTGGCTGCCCTTTGCCGATCACCCACAGGTGGCAGCAGCCTGCTTTCAGGGCTGGGCGTTGTGCTCGCGTGGCGACTACCAGCGTGCTGAGCACCAAGTGGAGTCGGCCATTCGGCTGGCCGAGCAGATCAATCATCCAGGTAGCCTGGCCATGGCGCTGATGTATGCGTCGTCGTTGTATCGCCAGCTTGGTCATGTTCATGAGGCCGCCCACCGGGCTCAACGTGCCCGTCAACTGACGTGCTCGGCTGACCTGCACCTGTGGCAACTGGCATCTCGGGCAGTGGTGGGATGGCAGCAGGCGTTATCCGGGGACAAGGAGGGGTTGATACAGATCGAGGCCTGCCATGAGGAATGGGCCGAGCTGAGTGGTCGAGATCTCTATAAACGCCCTGACCTGTGGTATGTGGATGCGTGTCTAGCGTTGGATGAGCTGGACCAGGCCGAAGATTATCTCGATCAATGCCTGTTGATGGCTCGTGAGCGCCACTCTTTGTTCGTTCCGGAGATTGCCATCCAGTTGGCCCGAGTGCGTCAGCGTCTTGGGCGTGGCACCGATGTCGTCCGTAGCCTGATCGAGCTTGCAGCGCAACAGGCGGAGCGTGATGGCAATCTGCATCAGCAACTCAGTGCCCTGGAGCAATGGCTCACTCTGATCAAGCCCGGTGATATAAAAGTGCGCGAACAGTTTCGCGAACTGCTGGCTCAGGTGTCGTTGAGTGATGCCCCGGTGCTGGTGCGGTGGCGAACGTTACTGGACAAGCGTGTCACTCAGGCCTCGGGGTTCTGA
- a CDS encoding tRNA-(ms[2]io[6]A)-hydroxylase, protein MTVSLAVAHDSLIPQELIDFLPCQTPQRWIDWALDNEELLLIDHAQCEKKAASTAMSLMYRYVDQPDLLTKMSQLAREELLHFEQVVKIMLSRGITYRHISASRYAEGLRKLVRGDEPGRLVDLLIVGALIEARSCERFAQLIPHLDAELAKFYRGLVKSEGRHFEDYITLAKQVSDAPVEPRVEIFRAREAELISTPDDVFRFHSGVPA, encoded by the coding sequence ATGACCGTTTCTCTTGCTGTTGCTCATGACTCCTTGATTCCTCAGGAGCTGATCGACTTTCTTCCCTGCCAAACACCACAGCGCTGGATCGACTGGGCTCTCGACAATGAAGAGCTGTTGCTGATCGACCATGCCCAGTGCGAGAAAAAGGCAGCTTCCACGGCGATGAGTCTGATGTATCGCTATGTGGACCAGCCGGATCTGCTGACCAAGATGTCCCAATTGGCCAGAGAAGAACTGCTGCATTTCGAACAAGTGGTGAAAATCATGCTTTCCAGGGGCATTACATATCGCCATATTAGTGCTTCCCGCTATGCTGAAGGACTGAGGAAACTAGTTCGTGGCGATGAGCCGGGGCGCCTCGTCGACCTTCTTATCGTGGGAGCTCTGATCGAAGCACGTAGTTGCGAGCGCTTCGCACAGCTGATACCCCACCTGGACGCCGAGCTTGCCAAGTTCTACCGTGGTCTGGTTAAGTCTGAGGGACGTCACTTCGAGGATTACATCACGCTCGCGAAACAAGTGTCCGATGCGCCGGTTGAGCCGCGCGTCGAGATATTTCGTGCACGCGAGGCCGAGCTGATTTCTACCCCGGATGATGTCTTTCGTTTTCACAGCGGCGTACCGGCCTGA
- a CDS encoding DUF1289 domain-containing protein: MSQRIVSPCVGLCSTTVGDNVCRGCQRHDDEILRWLSFSTEQREQRMRELDQMRSDAASRFVEVMDAGQLEQQLLRHRIRFRQEQPALSRVVELLRVGRQQIKDVGRYGIRPVAGSPADPQALYAAINQVLLDAGEARRCRDIESSHSLSECSGRPRS, translated from the coding sequence ATGTCGCAACGCATCGTATCGCCTTGTGTTGGATTATGTTCCACCACGGTGGGAGATAACGTCTGCCGGGGCTGCCAACGCCACGATGATGAAATATTGCGCTGGCTCAGCTTTTCCACTGAGCAACGCGAACAGCGCATGCGCGAACTGGATCAGATGCGTAGCGATGCTGCTTCTCGTTTCGTGGAGGTGATGGATGCTGGGCAGTTGGAGCAGCAGTTGCTCAGGCACCGGATTCGCTTTCGGCAGGAGCAACCCGCGTTATCACGAGTGGTGGAACTGCTGCGAGTGGGTCGTCAACAGATCAAGGATGTCGGCCGTTACGGCATTCGCCCCGTTGCCGGCAGCCCAGCTGATCCTCAGGCGCTTTATGCGGCGATCAACCAAGTATTGCTCGATGCCGGAGAGGCACGCCGGTGTCGGGATATCGAGTCGAGCCACTCATTGAGTGAGTGTTCCGGCCGGCCTAGGTCCTAG
- the acnB gene encoding bifunctional aconitate hydratase 2/2-methylisocitrate dehydratase, which produces MLEAYRQHVEERAQEGVPPKPLNAEQAAALIELLKAPPAGEEEFILDLLTNRIPPGVDEAAYVKAGFLTAIVKGEATSPLIDKVHAVKLLGTMQGGYNIATLVELLDDESLATEAGEQLKHTLLMFDAFHDVAERAKAGNAVAKDVMQSWADAEWFLSKPALADKITLTVFKVPGETNTDDLSPAPDAWSRPDIPLHANAMLKNEREGIEPEVPGTKGPMSQIEAVKAKGFPVAYVGDVVGTGSSRKSATNSVLWFFGDDIPNVPNKRAGGFCFGGKIAPIFFNTMEDAGALPVEMDVSKMEMGDVIDVYPYEGKVCKHGTDEVISTFELKTQVILDEVRAGGRIPLIIGRGLTTKAREALGLEASDIFRLPEQPKDTGKGFTLAQKMVGKACGMEGVRPGMYCEPKMTTVGSQDTTGPMTRDELKDLACLGFQADLVMQSFCHTAAYPKPVDVETHHTLPDFIMNRGGVSLRPGDGIIHSWLNRMLLPDTVGTGGDSHTRFPMGISFPAGSGLVAFAAATGVMPLDMPESILVRFKGKRQPGVTLRDLVHAIPYYAIQQGLLTVEKSGKKNAFSGRVLEIEGLEDLTVEQAFELSDASAERSAAGCTITLSEESVTEYLKSNITLLKWMIANGYGDKRTIERRIQGMEEWLANPSLMRADADAEYAAVIEIDLADVDQPVLCAPNDPDDARLLSEVAGEKIDEVFIGSCMTNIGHFRAAGKLLEKQPAGSLQTRLWLAPPTKMDQHQLTEEGYYGIYGRAGARMEMPGCSLCMGNQARVASKSTVVSTSTRNFPNRLGDGANVYLASAELAAVAAVEGKLPSVDEYKRYMGEFDAMAGEIYRYMNFHEIEEYQKLASTVIPVVQEA; this is translated from the coding sequence GTGCTTGAAGCCTATCGCCAACATGTCGAAGAGCGTGCCCAGGAAGGCGTACCACCCAAGCCCCTGAATGCTGAACAGGCCGCCGCCCTGATCGAACTGCTCAAGGCACCGCCCGCCGGCGAAGAAGAATTCATTCTTGATCTGCTGACCAACCGCATACCTCCCGGTGTGGACGAAGCCGCTTATGTCAAAGCCGGTTTCCTTACTGCTATCGTCAAGGGTGAAGCGACTTCACCGCTGATAGACAAGGTCCACGCGGTCAAGCTGCTGGGTACCATGCAAGGCGGCTACAATATCGCCACTCTGGTCGAACTGCTGGATGACGAAAGCCTGGCCACTGAAGCCGGTGAGCAGCTCAAGCACACCCTGCTGATGTTCGATGCTTTCCATGATGTCGCTGAACGCGCCAAGGCTGGCAACGCAGTGGCCAAGGACGTGATGCAGTCCTGGGCCGATGCCGAGTGGTTCTTGTCCAAGCCGGCACTCGCCGACAAGATCACCCTGACCGTGTTCAAGGTCCCTGGTGAAACCAACACCGATGACCTGTCCCCGGCTCCCGACGCCTGGTCGCGCCCCGACATCCCCTTGCATGCCAATGCCATGCTCAAGAACGAGCGCGAAGGCATTGAGCCTGAAGTGCCCGGCACCAAGGGCCCGATGTCCCAGATTGAAGCGGTCAAGGCCAAGGGCTTTCCTGTTGCCTACGTCGGCGACGTGGTAGGTACCGGCTCTTCTCGCAAGTCCGCCACCAACTCCGTACTGTGGTTCTTCGGCGACGATATTCCCAATGTCCCGAACAAGCGCGCCGGTGGCTTCTGCTTCGGCGGCAAGATTGCTCCGATCTTCTTCAACACCATGGAAGATGCCGGTGCCCTGCCCGTCGAAATGGACGTCTCGAAGATGGAGATGGGCGATGTCATCGACGTATATCCGTACGAAGGCAAGGTCTGCAAGCATGGCACCGATGAGGTCATCAGCACTTTCGAGCTGAAGACCCAGGTCATTCTCGACGAAGTTCGTGCTGGCGGTCGTATTCCGCTGATCATCGGCCGTGGTCTGACCACCAAGGCCCGTGAAGCTCTGGGTCTGGAAGCTTCAGACATCTTCCGTCTGCCCGAACAGCCCAAGGACACTGGCAAGGGCTTCACCCTGGCTCAGAAGATGGTGGGCAAGGCTTGTGGCATGGAAGGCGTGCGCCCTGGCATGTACTGCGAACCGAAAATGACCACTGTGGGCTCCCAGGACACCACAGGCCCGATGACGCGCGACGAGCTCAAGGATCTCGCCTGCCTTGGCTTCCAGGCCGACCTGGTGATGCAGTCCTTCTGCCACACTGCGGCTTATCCGAAGCCGGTGGATGTGGAAACTCACCACACCCTGCCCGACTTCATCATGAACCGTGGCGGTGTCTCCCTGCGTCCGGGCGACGGTATCATCCACTCTTGGCTGAACCGCATGCTGCTGCCGGATACCGTGGGTACAGGCGGTGACTCCCACACCCGTTTCCCGATGGGCATCTCCTTCCCGGCAGGCTCGGGCCTGGTCGCCTTTGCTGCTGCCACCGGCGTCATGCCGCTGGATATGCCGGAGTCCATCCTGGTTCGCTTCAAGGGCAAGCGTCAGCCTGGCGTCACCCTGCGTGACCTGGTCCACGCGATTCCCTACTATGCCATTCAGCAGGGCCTGCTGACCGTCGAGAAGTCCGGCAAGAAGAACGCTTTCTCAGGCCGTGTCCTCGAAATCGAAGGTCTTGAAGACCTCACTGTCGAGCAGGCCTTCGAGCTGTCCGACGCTTCTGCCGAACGCTCCGCAGCTGGCTGCACCATCACGCTGTCTGAAGAGTCAGTAACCGAGTACCTGAAGTCCAACATCACCCTGCTCAAGTGGATGATTGCCAACGGCTACGGTGACAAGCGCACCATTGAGCGCCGCATCCAGGGCATGGAGGAGTGGCTGGCCAACCCGAGCCTGATGCGTGCCGATGCTGACGCCGAGTACGCTGCCGTGATCGAAATCGATCTGGCTGACGTCGACCAGCCGGTACTGTGTGCTCCGAACGATCCGGACGATGCCCGCCTGCTGTCTGAAGTTGCTGGCGAAAAGATCGATGAAGTTTTCATCGGCTCGTGCATGACCAACATTGGCCATTTCCGTGCAGCCGGCAAGCTGCTCGAGAAACAGCCCGCTGGTAGCTTGCAGACCCGCTTGTGGCTCGCTCCGCCAACCAAGATGGATCAGCACCAGTTGACCGAAGAAGGCTATTACGGCATCTACGGACGCGCCGGTGCTCGCATGGAAATGCCCGGTTGTTCCCTGTGCATGGGTAACCAGGCGCGCGTGGCTTCCAAGAGCACGGTGGTTTCCACTTCGACGCGCAACTTCCCCAATCGCCTCGGCGATGGCGCCAACGTCTACCTGGCCTCCGCAGAACTGGCGGCAGTGGCTGCGGTGGAAGGCAAGCTGCCCAGTGTTGACGAATACAAGCGTTACATGGGAGAGTTCGATGCCATGGCGGGGGAAATCTACCGCTACATGAACTTCCACGAGATCGAGGAATACCAGAAGTTGGCCTCGACCGTGATCCCGGTGGTCCAGGAAGCCTGA
- the msrQ gene encoding protein-methionine-sulfoxide reductase heme-binding subunit MsrQ — protein sequence MARLLPDGMARRINKALRRVPAGTGYLLCLLPFLWLTWLTFSGGLGADPVKEIEHRLGETGLQLLVVVLAITPLRLWTGIILARFRRAIALMGFYYIVAHLAAWLVLDMGLLWSQAVEDIFKRPYITIGMAALILMIPLALTSNDKAVRWLGGKRWLKLHRLTYVAVLLGALHYVWLVRTWEAEPLVYMAIIVLLLVARVPWQRYMTSSTSVGHGAAAARR from the coding sequence ATGGCTAGACTGTTGCCTGATGGCATGGCGCGTCGAATCAACAAGGCGCTACGCCGGGTTCCTGCAGGCACAGGTTATCTACTGTGCCTGTTACCCTTTCTATGGCTGACATGGTTGACCTTCAGCGGTGGTCTTGGCGCTGATCCGGTCAAGGAAATTGAGCATCGTCTCGGTGAAACCGGCCTGCAGTTGCTGGTGGTCGTATTGGCGATAACTCCCTTGAGACTCTGGACGGGTATCATCCTGGCCCGCTTCCGGCGCGCCATTGCCCTGATGGGTTTTTACTACATCGTGGCGCACCTGGCGGCCTGGTTGGTGCTGGATATGGGATTGCTATGGAGTCAGGCGGTGGAAGATATCTTCAAGCGTCCCTATATCACCATCGGCATGGCGGCGCTCATCCTGATGATTCCCCTGGCGCTGACCTCGAATGACAAGGCTGTCCGATGGCTTGGCGGCAAGCGTTGGCTCAAGCTGCATCGTCTGACCTATGTCGCGGTCTTGCTGGGCGCCCTGCACTATGTGTGGTTGGTGCGTACCTGGGAAGCTGAGCCACTAGTGTACATGGCAATTATTGTGCTGCTGCTTGTGGCACGAGTCCCATGGCAGCGATACATGACCAGTTCGACGTCAGTAGGGCACGGAGCTGCGGCTGCGCGTCGCTGA
- the msrP gene encoding protein-methionine-sulfoxide reductase catalytic subunit MsrP: MIIKRTPDLKWHDVTPHNVYLSRRQLLRSAVATAAGIAFAGPAMAGMLDYRESPLSTSDKPNDLEDITHYNNFYEFGTGKEDPARNAHTLTTDPWSVEIGGLVEKPGQYGLEDILKNVSLEERIYRLRCVEAWSMVIPWIGFPLADLLNRVGVRPGAKYVAFETLLRPEEMPGQRGNALNWPYREGLRLDEAMHPLTILATGLYGDPLPNQNGAPLRLVVPWKYGFKSIKSIVKITLTEEMPYATWNQLQSSEYGFYANVNPEVDHPRWSQASERRIGAGLFGGRQPTKMFNGYADQVAHLYSGMDLRKLY; encoded by the coding sequence ATGATTATCAAGCGCACCCCCGACCTGAAGTGGCATGATGTCACGCCACACAATGTTTATCTGAGCCGCCGTCAGTTGCTGAGGTCTGCTGTAGCCACTGCGGCAGGCATTGCCTTTGCCGGTCCAGCAATGGCTGGCATGCTGGACTATCGAGAGTCTCCCCTGTCCACGAGTGACAAGCCTAACGATCTGGAAGACATCACTCACTACAACAATTTCTACGAGTTCGGCACTGGTAAGGAAGATCCCGCACGCAATGCCCATACCCTGACCACGGACCCGTGGTCGGTGGAGATTGGCGGACTGGTGGAGAAGCCCGGTCAATATGGGCTGGAGGACATCCTCAAGAATGTTTCTCTCGAGGAGCGTATCTATCGCCTGCGCTGCGTGGAAGCCTGGTCCATGGTCATTCCCTGGATTGGTTTCCCGCTGGCAGACCTGCTCAACCGGGTTGGTGTGCGCCCTGGCGCGAAATATGTTGCCTTCGAAACGCTCTTACGACCTGAAGAGATGCCCGGGCAGCGTGGCAATGCACTGAACTGGCCCTATCGTGAAGGCTTGCGTCTGGATGAGGCCATGCATCCTCTGACCATTCTGGCCACCGGACTGTATGGGGATCCATTACCCAATCAGAACGGCGCTCCGCTGCGTCTGGTCGTGCCCTGGAAATATGGTTTCAAGTCGATCAAGAGCATCGTCAAGATCACCTTGACCGAAGAAATGCCATATGCGACCTGGAACCAACTCCAGAGCAGCGAATATGGCTTTTATGCCAACGTCAATCCCGAGGTAGACCATCCGCGCTGGAGTCAGGCTTCAGAACGTCGCATTGGGGCTGGTCTGTTCGGCGGTCGTCAGCCAACTAAGATGTTCAATGGCTATGCCGACCAGGTGGCCCATCTCTATTCCGGCATGGATCTGAGGAAACTCTACTGA
- a CDS encoding porin family protein, whose protein sequence is MTQQRYVQTLYRLGIAGLAAGTLAAAPTAFAADDESGPYIGAGVGFSSQQNDDDDIDEFIDAGTSDFDVDDEDNVWKVYGGYNFNRYLGVEAFYTDLGTVKIKEHGRANANLDSTAYGANVVGKLPITDWFSPYAKVGAAHWETDVHGNLGNDRTVNKDGTGMVYGVGAEFQLAPVILRTEYERYDLDKRFTVDAFTASVGMRF, encoded by the coding sequence ATGACTCAGCAACGTTACGTTCAGACCCTGTATCGTCTTGGAATCGCCGGCCTGGCTGCAGGCACCCTGGCTGCGGCCCCTACTGCCTTTGCCGCTGATGATGAATCTGGCCCTTATATCGGTGCAGGTGTCGGTTTCAGCTCACAGCAAAATGATGATGACGACATCGATGAATTTATCGATGCCGGCACGAGTGACTTCGATGTCGACGATGAAGACAATGTCTGGAAGGTCTATGGCGGCTACAACTTCAACCGCTATCTCGGTGTTGAAGCTTTCTATACCGATCTCGGCACCGTGAAGATAAAGGAACACGGCCGGGCCAATGCCAATCTGGACTCCACCGCCTATGGTGCCAATGTTGTCGGTAAGCTGCCGATCACCGACTGGTTCAGCCCATACGCCAAGGTTGGTGCCGCACATTGGGAGACGGATGTTCACGGCAACCTTGGCAATGACCGTACCGTCAACAAGGACGGCACCGGCATGGTCTATGGCGTAGGTGCCGAATTCCAGCTCGCACCGGTCATTCTGCGCACAGAATACGAGCGTTATGATCTGGACAAGCGTTTCACCGTGGATGCCTTCACGGCCTCCGTGGGTATGCGTTTCTGA
- a CDS encoding AraC family transcriptional regulator — MLNHLSMPSSLELVADNSVAGTGDMTGRWAEGLAATLKPLIEKEGFSDTPIEGVRLIASECGHPRTPLIYEPGLFVIAQGDKIGYLGERVIHYGPGNYLVQAMPLPFECETLTSPEAPLLGINIAVDPLTLSELVQHVPEINHSEQSGMDLYRPEPMAAVAIDASMAEAVQRLASCLHDKVACDALGSGRVREVLFAALTGPQGQSLRQLVQSHGHYARIAESLSYLHRHFAAPLTVETLANRVNMSASHFHHHFRQTTQMSPVQYLKRLRLLRARMLLSQERFNVARAALEVGYRSTSQFSREYKRYFGVSPSQG; from the coding sequence ATGCTCAATCATCTTTCAATGCCATCGTCACTCGAGCTTGTGGCTGATAACTCTGTGGCTGGTACTGGCGACATGACAGGCCGTTGGGCTGAGGGGTTGGCTGCAACCCTGAAGCCACTGATCGAAAAAGAAGGGTTTTCCGATACACCCATCGAGGGGGTCAGGCTGATTGCCTCTGAGTGTGGCCATCCGCGAACCCCCTTGATTTATGAACCAGGACTCTTTGTCATCGCGCAGGGCGACAAGATCGGTTATCTGGGGGAGCGAGTCATTCACTATGGCCCCGGAAATTATCTGGTACAGGCGATGCCGCTGCCGTTTGAGTGCGAGACACTGACGAGCCCGGAAGCGCCCTTGCTTGGGATCAACATTGCCGTGGATCCCCTCACATTGAGTGAACTGGTTCAACATGTGCCCGAGATAAACCATTCGGAGCAGAGTGGTATGGACTTGTATCGTCCAGAACCGATGGCGGCGGTTGCCATCGATGCCTCCATGGCTGAAGCGGTACAACGCTTGGCGAGCTGCCTGCATGACAAGGTTGCTTGTGATGCGCTGGGTAGCGGAAGGGTCAGGGAAGTCCTGTTTGCTGCACTGACTGGACCTCAAGGCCAGTCGCTACGTCAATTGGTACAGAGCCATGGGCACTATGCACGTATCGCTGAATCCCTGTCCTATCTGCATCGCCACTTTGCTGCGCCACTGACTGTCGAAACACTCGCCAATCGAGTCAACATGAGCGCCTCGCACTTCCATCATCACTTCAGGCAGACCACACAAATGTCTCCGGTGCAGTATCTCAAACGATTGCGTCTGCTCAGGGCCCGGATGCTGTTGAGTCAGGAGCGCTTCAATGTTGCTCGTGCGGCACTTGAAGTTGGCTATCGCAGCACTTCTCAGTTCAGCCGTGAGTACAAGCGCTATTTTGGTGTCAGCCCATCACAGGGGTGA